One segment of Tamlana crocina DNA contains the following:
- the gldJ gene encoding gliding motility lipoprotein GldJ, translating to MDMKKVVALKFLLVVALTVTATGCKKSSSSKNTSRATGWDINKREGGFQYNTDFKEQETSPGLVFIEGGTFTKGRVQDDVMHDWNNSPTQQHVQSFYMDETEVTNMMYVEYLDYLKRVYPPSEDMYKAIYTGALPDTLVWRNRLGYNEVMTENYLRHPAYGEYPVVGVSWIQAVEFANWRSDQVAQRALQLEGYLKRDSHLEVDADQTFSTDTYINAPTEAFGGNEEITRPERGNRNIRVDADGNESGVYATRSTGVIPPKYRLPTETEWEYAALGLSEIRSYNLYRGRKKYPWEGQYTRNGSRKYRGDQLANFKQGKGDYGGIAGWSDDGADITNAVKSYEPNDYGLYDMAGNVAEWVADVYRPIVDDEFNDFNYYRGNVYTKNALNEDGTVKVVTADDIVYDTLSNGKVIARNLPGEIKQVAIDENETYLRTNFDRSNQINFRDGDKRSSRGYQSFNDDEGADGASSETRGMYNSPKHRITRDSLGNIVREYDQSNNRTSLINDEVRVYKGGSWKDREYWLDPAQRRYFPQDMATDYIGFRCAMSRVGSKSKMTNKKKN from the coding sequence ATGGATATGAAAAAAGTAGTAGCGTTAAAATTTCTGTTAGTTGTTGCGCTAACAGTTACTGCAACTGGTTGTAAAAAATCATCGAGCTCCAAAAACACTTCCAGGGCAACCGGATGGGATATCAATAAAAGGGAAGGCGGTTTTCAATATAACACAGACTTTAAAGAACAGGAAACTTCACCAGGACTGGTATTTATTGAAGGTGGAACGTTTACCAAAGGTCGTGTACAGGACGACGTGATGCACGATTGGAATAACAGCCCCACCCAACAGCATGTACAGTCTTTTTACATGGACGAAACTGAAGTTACCAACATGATGTATGTGGAGTATTTAGATTATCTTAAGCGTGTTTACCCACCTTCTGAAGACATGTACAAAGCCATTTATACCGGTGCTTTACCAGACACTTTAGTTTGGAGAAACCGTTTAGGCTATAACGAAGTTATGACAGAAAATTACTTGCGTCACCCTGCCTATGGTGAGTATCCTGTAGTTGGAGTTAGCTGGATTCAGGCTGTAGAATTTGCGAATTGGAGATCTGATCAAGTAGCTCAGAGAGCACTGCAATTGGAAGGGTATCTAAAACGCGATTCACACTTAGAAGTGGATGCTGATCAAACTTTTAGTACCGATACTTACATTAATGCACCTACCGAAGCTTTTGGAGGTAACGAAGAAATCACAAGACCAGAACGAGGAAATAGAAACATACGAGTGGATGCTGACGGTAACGAATCTGGTGTTTATGCTACACGCTCAACAGGTGTTATCCCACCAAAATACAGACTCCCAACCGAAACCGAATGGGAATACGCCGCTTTAGGATTAAGCGAAATAAGAAGCTACAACTTGTACCGTGGTCGTAAAAAATACCCATGGGAAGGACAGTACACCCGTAATGGTTCACGTAAATACCGTGGAGACCAATTAGCCAACTTCAAGCAAGGAAAAGGTGATTACGGCGGAATCGCTGGATGGTCTGACGATGGTGCCGACATTACCAATGCCGTGAAATCATACGAACCAAACGATTACGGTTTATACGACATGGCTGGAAACGTAGCCGAGTGGGTTGCCGATGTTTACAGACCAATTGTTGATGACGAGTTTAACGATTTCAACTACTACCGCGGAAACGTTTACACCAAAAACGCCTTAAACGAAGATGGCACAGTTAAAGTGGTAACTGCCGACGATATTGTTTACGACACACTTTCTAACGGAAAAGTAATTGCCAGAAACTTACCTGGAGAAATCAAGCAAGTGGCTATCGATGAAAACGAGACGTACTTAAGAACCAATTTCGACAGAAGTAACCAAATCAACTTTAGAGATGGCGATAAGCGTTCATCACGAGGCTATCAAAGTTTTAATGATGATGAAGGTGCTGATGGTGCTTCATCTGAAACTAGGGGCATGTACAACTCTCCAAAGCACAGAATCACAAGAGATTCGCTTGGAAACATTGTGAGAGAGTACGACCAAAGCAACAACAGAACATCATTGATTAACGACGAGGTAAGAGTTTACAAAGGTGGTTCTTGGAAAGACAGAGAATACTGGTTAGACCCAGCTCAAAGACGCTACTTCCCACAAGATATGGCTACCGATTATATCGGGTTTAGATGCGCGATGTCTCGTGTAGGTTCAAAAAGTAAAATGACCAACAAAAAGAAAAACTAA
- the cdd gene encoding cytidine deaminase has product MKEIKIETILRLFDDLEELPFEVFQLMQSATEARARAYAPYSNFSVGAAILLDNGEVVTGNNQENASYPSGLCAERTAIYAAGAQYPDAKILKIAICAGSKTNVTQTPIPPCGACRQAISEYEIKQDAPIEIYFMGETGQIAQSHSLKNLLPFMFDKSVL; this is encoded by the coding sequence ATGAAAGAAATAAAAATAGAAACGATACTAAGGCTTTTTGATGATTTGGAAGAACTGCCTTTTGAGGTATTCCAACTCATGCAAAGTGCCACTGAAGCCAGAGCAAGGGCCTATGCGCCTTATTCCAATTTTAGTGTAGGGGCCGCCATTCTGCTCGATAATGGTGAAGTGGTTACGGGAAACAACCAAGAAAATGCGTCTTACCCCTCAGGACTATGTGCCGAGCGTACGGCAATTTACGCGGCTGGAGCACAGTACCCCGATGCTAAAATCTTAAAAATAGCTATTTGTGCGGGCTCAAAAACCAATGTAACCCAAACGCCCATTCCGCCTTGTGGCGCCTGCAGGCAGGCCATTTCAGAATACGAAATTAAACAGGATGCACCCATCGAAATTTATTTTATGGGAGAAACGGGGCAGATTGCCCAATCCCATTCCCTAAAAAACCTCTTGCCTTTTATGTTCGACAAGTCTGTGCTTTAG
- a CDS encoding LuxR C-terminal-related transcriptional regulator has product MNFNSIKNTYKEIFKSYDAPSLEEHIKKIVELDAFLPYGSTFFCVTNTQELAFEYVSKNYSACLGLDSATLQAKGMRYFWSKIHPDDLEAWLKALNDLMAFTLSEIDLNDRGKMSYTWNYRFKNNSDEYVNIIQNTTPLEFDLNEKPIVGLAHYTVLSGELKLPITASAKLLNSKNEYETVYYSNLSQKLLSDGVSHRERDIIRLLALNYSSKQIAEKLGISPNTVDTHRRNILKKLNISSTGELVGMLKSNKTFLF; this is encoded by the coding sequence ATGAACTTTAATAGTATTAAAAATACCTACAAAGAAATATTTAAATCTTATGATGCCCCATCATTAGAAGAACATATAAAAAAGATAGTTGAATTGGATGCTTTTTTACCGTATGGTTCAACTTTTTTTTGTGTTACAAACACCCAAGAATTGGCTTTTGAATATGTGAGTAAAAATTATTCTGCTTGCCTAGGCTTGGATAGTGCTACTTTACAGGCTAAAGGGATGCGCTATTTCTGGAGTAAGATTCACCCAGACGACTTGGAGGCGTGGCTAAAAGCACTGAATGATTTGATGGCGTTTACGCTTAGCGAAATCGATTTGAACGACCGGGGGAAAATGAGCTACACTTGGAATTACCGATTTAAAAACAATTCGGATGAATATGTAAATATCATCCAGAACACCACGCCCTTGGAGTTTGATTTGAACGAAAAGCCCATTGTTGGGTTGGCCCATTATACGGTGCTTTCGGGCGAATTGAAGTTGCCCATAACAGCATCTGCTAAGTTGCTAAACAGCAAAAATGAATACGAAACAGTGTATTATAGCAACCTTTCGCAAAAACTTCTGTCGGATGGAGTAAGTCATAGAGAGCGCGACATTATCCGGTTGTTGGCGTTGAATTATTCCAGTAAACAAATTGCTGAAAAACTTGGCATAAGCCCCAATACGGTTGATACGCACCGAAGAAATATTTTAAAGAAACTGAATATTTCATCTACGGGTGAATTGGTAGGCATGCTAAAATCCAACAAAACGTTTTTATTCTGA
- a CDS encoding folylpolyglutamate synthase/dihydrofolate synthase family protein has product MTYQNTLDWMFAQLPMYQRQGSSAFKKDLSNTHKLAQHLNFPERDFKSIHVAGTNGKGSTSHMLASVLQEAGYKVGLYTSPHLKDFRERIKINGKEVSESFVVDFIEQNKSFFEANNLSFFEMTVGMAFKYFSEEKVDVAVVEVGMGGRLDSTNIITPEVSVITNIGLDHTQFLGTTLREIAFEKGGIIKSDVPVVIGETQEETEPVFKELAVKNNSSMTFADQQNNKVYTSDLVGTYQQKNIKTVVEALKVMADRGFGISEEHISEGLLNVIKNTGLLGRWQVLQTKPKVVCDTGHNRDGLSFVMQQINSENYNRLHIVFGVVNDKDLNSIVDLLPRNATYYFCKPDIPRGLEAEVLKERFMPFGLIGKAYGSVNEAYKKALKQADNDDFIFVGGSTFVVAEII; this is encoded by the coding sequence ATGACATACCAAAACACATTGGATTGGATGTTTGCGCAACTTCCCATGTACCAGCGTCAGGGCAGTTCGGCATTCAAAAAAGATTTGTCCAACACCCATAAATTAGCTCAACACTTAAACTTCCCCGAAAGAGATTTCAAATCCATTCATGTGGCGGGTACCAATGGGAAAGGCTCCACAAGCCATATGTTGGCTTCCGTTTTACAGGAGGCAGGCTATAAGGTGGGACTTTATACTTCGCCGCATTTAAAGGATTTTAGGGAACGCATAAAGATTAACGGTAAGGAGGTCAGCGAATCTTTTGTAGTCGATTTTATCGAGCAGAACAAGTCGTTTTTTGAAGCCAATAACTTGTCGTTTTTCGAAATGACCGTGGGCATGGCCTTTAAATATTTTTCAGAGGAAAAGGTTGATGTGGCCGTTGTTGAAGTGGGTATGGGCGGTAGGTTGGATTCAACTAATATTATTACGCCCGAGGTGTCTGTAATCACCAATATCGGATTGGACCACACCCAGTTTTTAGGTACTACACTTCGAGAAATCGCTTTTGAAAAAGGCGGTATTATAAAATCCGATGTGCCTGTAGTCATTGGCGAAACACAGGAGGAAACCGAACCTGTTTTTAAAGAATTGGCGGTAAAGAATAATTCTTCAATGACATTCGCCGATCAACAAAATAACAAAGTATATACTTCCGATTTGGTGGGAACCTATCAACAGAAAAATATAAAAACCGTTGTTGAGGCTTTAAAGGTAATGGCTGATAGAGGGTTCGGTATTTCAGAAGAACATATTTCAGAAGGGTTACTTAATGTGATTAAAAACACAGGGCTTTTGGGCCGTTGGCAGGTTTTGCAAACCAAACCCAAAGTAGTTTGCGATACGGGGCATAACCGAGATGGTTTAAGTTTTGTGATGCAACAAATCAATTCTGAAAATTACAATCGCTTGCATATTGTTTTTGGGGTAGTAAATGACAAGGATTTAAATTCTATTGTAGATTTATTACCTCGAAATGCAACCTATTATTTCTGCAAACCAGATATTCCACGTGGACTGGAAGCCGAAGTGTTAAAAGAGCGGTTTATGCCATTTGGATTGATAGGTAAGGCTTACGGTTCTGTTAATGAGGCTTATAAAAAGGCTTTAAAACAAGCGGACAATGATGATTTTATTTTTGTTGGTGGCAGTACATTTGTGGTAGCAGAAATAATTTAA
- the murF gene encoding UDP-N-acetylmuramoyl-tripeptide--D-alanyl-D-alanine ligase, with translation MEIKAIHRLFLNCNAANTDTRKIKPNDMFFALKGENFNGNSYAEKALELGAAYAIIDEEEFLSSEKTVLVDNVLETLQQLASFHRAFLNIPIIALTGSNGKTTTKELINAVLSQKFKTTATIGNLNNHIGVPLTLLSMTKDTEIGIVEMGANHQKEIEFLCSIAQPDYGYITNFGKAHLEGFGGVDGVIKGKSEMYNYLIANHKTIFVNANDAIQVEKTKKASIFSFGHLNDISDVTIEFKNAQPFVKSTFNDLDIASKLIGDYNFNNISAAIAIGHYFKVEDQLIKKAIENYIPSNNRSQIIVKGTNKIILDAYNANPTSMTAALNNFEKQEGYKIAILGDMFELGNEAKQEHQNIADLAVSMDIDSIFFVGENFYKSAIDSKKAKQYKSFSDFESDFSISQIKNGTILIKGSRGMALERVLDII, from the coding sequence TTGGAAATAAAAGCAATCCACCGCCTATTTTTAAACTGCAACGCCGCCAATACCGATACACGGAAAATAAAACCCAACGATATGTTTTTTGCCCTAAAAGGCGAAAACTTTAATGGTAACAGTTACGCAGAAAAAGCATTGGAACTTGGCGCTGCTTACGCTATCATTGATGAAGAAGAATTCCTTTCTTCAGAAAAAACGGTTTTAGTCGACAATGTCTTGGAAACACTACAACAATTGGCTTCATTCCACAGAGCGTTTTTGAACATTCCTATTATTGCCTTGACGGGAAGTAACGGCAAAACCACCACCAAAGAACTGATAAACGCGGTACTTTCACAAAAATTCAAGACTACGGCCACCATAGGTAATTTAAACAACCATATTGGCGTTCCGTTAACCTTACTTTCTATGACCAAGGATACTGAAATAGGTATTGTTGAAATGGGCGCCAATCATCAAAAAGAAATTGAGTTTTTATGCAGCATTGCCCAACCGGACTATGGCTACATCACTAATTTCGGCAAAGCCCATTTAGAAGGTTTTGGGGGCGTTGATGGAGTTATAAAAGGCAAGAGTGAAATGTATAATTATCTTATCGCGAACCACAAAACCATTTTTGTGAATGCCAATGATGCCATACAAGTTGAAAAAACCAAAAAGGCCTCGATATTTTCTTTTGGACATTTAAACGACATTTCTGACGTCACTATTGAATTCAAAAACGCCCAACCTTTTGTAAAATCCACTTTTAACGACTTGGATATAGCAAGCAAACTTATTGGCGATTACAATTTTAATAATATATCTGCTGCCATTGCCATTGGCCATTATTTTAAAGTGGAAGATCAACTGATAAAAAAAGCGATTGAAAATTATATCCCATCCAATAACCGTTCTCAAATTATTGTAAAAGGTACAAATAAAATTATTTTAGATGCCTACAATGCCAACCCGACCAGCATGACCGCCGCATTGAACAATTTTGAAAAACAAGAAGGCTACAAAATAGCCATTTTGGGCGATATGTTTGAATTGGGCAACGAAGCCAAACAAGAACACCAAAACATTGCGGATTTAGCTGTTTCAATGGATATTGATTCTATTTTCTTTGTGGGTGAGAATTTTTATAAATCCGCCATCGATTCCAAAAAAGCAAAACAGTACAAATCCTTTTCAGATTTTGAATCTGATTTCAGTATTTCACAAATTAAAAACGGTACAATTTTAATTAAAGGTTCTCGCGGGATGGCTTTGGAGCGGGTTTTGGATATTATTTAA
- the porU gene encoding type IX secretion system sortase PorU, whose product MKKKILLTLLLVPIVTFAQQKNYKITWKGAQSLSVGEIIVEVPAFDEANFVFDFNDGLQFVDQWNEKTTVDENSVSLTNVSYQPISKSELNDVDVATIPSTLKYSLKNSKARDKNHISFRLTPIVKDENGQFKKVLSFQLNYKTGRSSSVQNRRLASKSSAVASISNSVLNSGEWYRFYIDTTGVFRLSKSFLQRLGVNVNSVDPRNIKLFGHGGRMAPHSNTVSYPFDVPENAIKFIGEEDGVFNDSDYILFYGEGPKGYNSDSRTHINCYTDKTYYYINVGAGNGKRIQAFAQPTATADMVIDTFEDYQFHEIDEYNLVSLGRRWFGDRFDVESKKAFDFDFPDLVTDESIRLSVVAAATGSVGSAMNVRVNGNNQVALAFSGVSSPTYASGATFNGNVNVTSPSVSVELEFDNRGNPSTLGYLDYVSVEGTRRLNFNGKQFKFKNSAVALASGVAQYNIANAENLSEIWDITDIYNVSNFVNTDNSSSLSFKSAMGSLKTYVALSPSDYFTPQFDRTTTVANQNIKGTVFQNSQGQFQDVDYLIVAPDNMLNHAERLAQINRNQYGLNVKVFSLTEIYNEFSSGNPDIAAIRNMVKYVYDNASSPENRVKYLCLFGDASFDYKDRIPNNTNVVPSWYSYNSFSLASSFVSDDFYGMMDENEGMMGTSEGLDIAVGRILADTPQRAQQLLDKIESYHAKDALGSWRNNFVVISDDVDQDWEGLLQETTDEIGNLVTESKPFMNVVKIHSDAFKQEFSAGGERYPAVTTEIANAVDNGALVVNYFGHGGEDGLAEERILLKPDIEGFRNFGKLNCFVTVTCEFTRFDNPFRETAGEFTYWNERAGAIGLITTTRQIFVSFAINFNSILGQYLFSYSDNDAYGDYEYPSMAEALRLAKSDPAVSGSSQKRLIFFIGDPAMKLAFPQPSIRLTEINDVPIAQATDTLKALSYVKLAGEVTDLSGNLLSEYNGTLSTTIYDKDIERQTLANDGTTLNGELIKLDFKTLGEIIFRGQASVKNGQFEFDFVVPKDIGIPVGFGKVSFYAKNQELTQDRSGASVNTVKIGGLNENAEEDNIGPMITLYMNDESFVSGGITNESPTLLAKLEDANGINTASGIGHDIVAILDGDETNPIILNDYYQTEVDDYTKGLVNFPMRDLEPGLHTLTLKAWDVYNNSATSEIQFIVFDKDEDLVINNVLNYPNPFVNYTEFWFNHNSSEPLDVSIQIFTVSGKLVRTLNGQTSGGAITNSSLSRDLVWDGRDDFGDKIGKGVYVYKLRVSSNVLNKTVEKIEKLVIL is encoded by the coding sequence ATGAAAAAGAAAATACTACTTACGCTGTTGTTGGTTCCGATTGTAACCTTTGCGCAACAGAAAAATTATAAAATAACTTGGAAAGGGGCGCAAAGTCTCTCTGTAGGAGAGATTATCGTTGAGGTGCCCGCTTTTGATGAGGCTAATTTCGTTTTCGATTTTAACGACGGATTGCAGTTTGTCGATCAATGGAATGAAAAAACAACGGTTGACGAAAATTCGGTAAGCCTAACCAATGTGTCGTATCAACCCATTTCAAAGAGTGAACTGAATGATGTAGATGTTGCCACAATTCCAAGTACTTTAAAGTATAGTCTGAAAAATTCAAAAGCACGAGATAAAAATCACATTTCGTTTCGTTTAACGCCTATTGTTAAAGATGAAAACGGACAGTTTAAAAAAGTGCTGTCTTTTCAATTAAATTATAAAACAGGTAGAAGCAGTAGTGTGCAAAACCGCAGATTGGCGAGTAAGTCTTCGGCTGTAGCCTCCATTTCAAATTCGGTGTTGAATTCGGGCGAATGGTATCGGTTTTACATCGATACCACGGGTGTTTTCAGATTGTCAAAAAGCTTTTTACAGCGTTTAGGGGTAAATGTGAATAGTGTGGATCCGCGTAATATAAAGTTGTTTGGGCATGGCGGCCGTATGGCGCCCCATTCTAATACCGTTTCTTATCCGTTTGATGTGCCCGAAAATGCGATTAAATTTATTGGCGAGGAAGATGGCGTTTTTAACGATAGCGATTATATTTTATTTTATGGAGAAGGGCCAAAAGGCTATAACAGCGATAGCCGAACACACATAAATTGCTATACCGATAAGACCTATTATTATATCAATGTTGGGGCGGGAAATGGAAAGCGTATTCAGGCATTCGCCCAACCTACGGCCACGGCGGATATGGTGATAGATACTTTTGAAGATTATCAATTTCATGAAATAGACGAGTATAATTTGGTGTCGTTGGGTAGGCGTTGGTTTGGAGACCGCTTTGATGTAGAAAGTAAAAAAGCCTTCGATTTTGATTTTCCAGATTTGGTTACCGATGAATCCATAAGATTGAGCGTGGTTGCTGCAGCCACGGGAAGTGTAGGTAGCGCCATGAACGTTAGGGTAAACGGCAACAACCAAGTGGCATTGGCGTTTTCTGGGGTGAGTAGTCCAACCTATGCGAGTGGAGCGACTTTCAATGGGAATGTTAATGTCACTTCACCAAGTGTTTCTGTGGAATTGGAATTTGATAACCGTGGAAATCCCAGTACTTTGGGGTATTTGGACTATGTGTCGGTTGAAGGCACGAGGCGTTTAAATTTCAATGGCAAGCAATTTAAGTTTAAAAACAGTGCCGTGGCATTGGCTTCGGGTGTTGCCCAGTACAATATTGCCAATGCGGAGAATCTTTCGGAAATTTGGGATATTACCGATATTTATAATGTTTCAAATTTTGTGAATACCGATAACAGTTCTTCCTTAAGTTTTAAATCCGCAATGGGAAGTTTAAAAACTTATGTGGCTTTGTCGCCTTCTGATTATTTCACCCCACAATTCGATAGGACCACTACGGTGGCCAACCAAAATATAAAAGGCACGGTATTTCAGAACAGTCAAGGGCAATTTCAGGATGTAGATTATTTAATTGTCGCTCCCGACAATATGCTGAACCACGCCGAACGTTTGGCACAAATAAACCGAAATCAGTACGGTTTAAACGTAAAGGTGTTCAGTCTTACCGAAATTTACAACGAATTTAGTTCTGGAAACCCTGATATTGCTGCCATCCGAAATATGGTGAAATATGTTTACGATAATGCCAGTTCGCCAGAAAACAGAGTGAAATATCTGTGTTTGTTTGGCGATGCTTCTTTTGACTATAAAGACCGAATTCCGAATAATACCAACGTGGTGCCGTCGTGGTATTCCTATAATAGTTTCAGTTTAGCCAGTTCGTTTGTTTCGGACGATTTTTACGGAATGATGGATGAAAATGAGGGCATGATGGGGACTTCAGAAGGACTCGATATCGCCGTAGGAAGAATATTGGCCGATACCCCACAGCGCGCCCAGCAATTGCTAGATAAGATAGAGTCGTATCACGCGAAGGACGCTTTAGGAAGCTGGCGCAATAATTTTGTGGTCATATCAGACGATGTAGACCAAGATTGGGAAGGCTTGCTTCAGGAAACTACCGATGAAATCGGGAATCTGGTTACCGAATCAAAGCCTTTTATGAATGTGGTTAAAATACATTCCGATGCATTTAAACAGGAATTTTCGGCAGGTGGAGAACGGTATCCGGCAGTAACCACCGAAATCGCGAATGCCGTTGATAACGGGGCTTTGGTGGTTAATTACTTTGGTCACGGCGGAGAGGACGGGTTGGCCGAAGAACGTATTTTGCTCAAGCCCGATATCGAAGGGTTTCGCAATTTTGGTAAATTAAACTGTTTTGTTACGGTAACCTGTGAGTTTACAAGGTTCGATAATCCTTTTAGGGAGACGGCCGGCGAATTCACCTATTGGAACGAAAGAGCGGGAGCTATTGGTTTGATTACTACCACGCGACAAATTTTTGTGAGTTTTGCCATTAATTTTAATAGCATTTTGGGGCAATATTTGTTTTCTTATAGTGATAATGATGCTTACGGCGATTACGAGTACCCCTCGATGGCCGAAGCGCTAAGGTTGGCAAAAAGTGACCCCGCGGTTTCAGGTTCCAGTCAAAAACGCTTAATATTTTTTATTGGCGATCCAGCCATGAAATTGGCGTTTCCGCAGCCAAGTATTCGGCTAACCGAAATAAACGATGTGCCCATCGCGCAAGCCACCGATACTTTAAAAGCCTTGAGCTATGTTAAGCTAGCGGGAGAAGTTACCGACCTTTCGGGTAATTTGCTTTCCGAATACAACGGTACGCTTTCAACCACCATTTACGATAAAGATATTGAGCGCCAAACCTTAGCGAATGATGGAACTACATTAAACGGTGAGCTTATAAAACTCGATTTTAAAACGTTGGGTGAAATTATTTTTAGAGGGCAGGCTTCGGTGAAAAACGGACAATTTGAGTTCGATTTTGTAGTACCAAAAGACATCGGCATTCCGGTCGGTTTCGGTAAGGTGAGCTTTTATGCCAAAAATCAAGAGTTGACGCAAGACCGCTCTGGCGCAAGCGTTAATACCGTGAAAATTGGCGGACTGAATGAAAATGCAGAAGAAGACAATATAGGGCCGATGATTACCCTTTACATGAACGACGAAAGTTTTGTTTCCGGTGGAATTACTAACGAGTCCCCCACCTTATTGGCTAAGCTGGAAGACGCCAACGGCATAAATACGGCCAGTGGCATTGGGCACGACATTGTGGCTATTTTAGATGGCGATGAAACCAACCCCATTATTTTAAATGATTATTACCAAACTGAAGTGGACGATTACACAAAAGGTCTCGTTAATTTTCCAATGCGCGATTTAGAACCCGGTTTACACACCTTAACCCTCAAGGCTTGGGATGTTTACAATAATTCGGCAACTTCCGAAATTCAATTCATCGTATTCGATAAAGATGAGGATTTGGTGATTAATAATGTGCTAAACTACCCCAATCCGTTTGTAAATTATACAGAATTTTGGTTCAATCACAATAGTTCAGAGCCTTTAGACGTTTCTATACAGATATTCACCGTTTCCGGGAAATTGGTGAGAACCCTAAACGGACAAACCTCGGGTGGGGCCATTACCAATAGCTCCCTGTCCCGCGATTTGGTGTGGGACGGTCGCGACGATTTTGGCGATAAAATAGGAAAAGGCGTTTATGTTTACAAATTGCGGGTAAGCTCCAATGTGCTGAACAAAACCGTTGAAAAAATTGAAAAACTTGTAATACTCTAA
- the porV gene encoding type IX secretion system outer membrane channel protein PorV, with product MKNRLLLLLAFAFALKTNAQTTIRPSDDRRVVSSGLPFVTIAADARAASMGDMGVATSVDAFSQQWNSSKYVFSETKSGVGVSYTPYLSKLVNDIFLGNLTYFNRLDERSAFAASFRYFSLGDIEFISEAQAQQPEFLPIIERPNELTIDASYALRLSDQFAMSVAMRYLRSDLRLNNAEDSDAKAANTFGVDISGYYQSEEQAYSDYNGRWRGGFAIQNIGPKFKYDEGGEDSFQPTTLRLGGGFDFIFDDYNKVSVTAEIAKMLIPTPPLYGDEYNYTDNNNNGTYEEDVDDLGTLVEENAVILEGNNPADVNFLSGIFQSFGDAPGGFSEELKEFTWALGAEYTYQDSFAFRGGYFNESEEKGARKFLALGAGFKANVVNIDLSYLFSASKVQSPLEGTLRFSLTFNIGAGEYYEY from the coding sequence ATGAAGAATAGATTATTGCTATTATTAGCATTTGCTTTTGCCCTAAAAACCAATGCGCAAACCACAATAAGACCCAGTGATGATAGAAGAGTTGTTTCTTCAGGCTTGCCTTTTGTTACAATTGCGGCAGATGCTAGAGCAGCCAGTATGGGCGATATGGGTGTGGCCACTAGCGTTGATGCCTTTTCACAACAATGGAACTCATCAAAATATGTGTTTTCAGAAACCAAATCGGGAGTAGGGGTAAGCTACACGCCTTATTTAAGTAAGCTGGTGAACGATATCTTTTTAGGAAACCTAACTTATTTCAATCGCTTGGATGAACGTAGTGCTTTTGCGGCTAGTTTTAGATACTTTTCGCTTGGAGATATTGAATTTATTTCAGAAGCTCAAGCGCAACAGCCAGAATTTCTGCCAATTATTGAAAGGCCAAATGAATTGACCATTGATGCATCTTATGCTTTGCGTTTATCCGATCAATTCGCGATGTCGGTAGCTATGCGCTATTTACGTTCTGACTTAAGATTGAATAATGCCGAAGATAGCGATGCGAAAGCGGCCAATACTTTTGGAGTGGATATTTCGGGGTATTACCAAAGTGAAGAGCAAGCTTATTCAGACTATAATGGAAGATGGCGTGGAGGTTTTGCCATCCAAAACATTGGCCCTAAATTTAAATACGATGAAGGAGGGGAAGATAGCTTTCAGCCTACTACTTTAAGATTGGGAGGAGGTTTCGATTTTATTTTTGACGATTACAATAAAGTTTCTGTTACAGCAGAAATAGCAAAAATGCTTATACCAACGCCACCGCTTTATGGAGATGAATATAATTACACAGATAACAACAATAATGGCACATACGAAGAAGATGTTGATGATTTAGGAACTCTTGTTGAAGAAAATGCTGTTATCTTAGAAGGAAATAATCCGGCAGATGTTAATTTCCTGTCAGGGATATTCCAGTCTTTCGGTGACGCACCGGGCGGCTTTAGTGAAGAATTAAAAGAGTTTACTTGGGCTTTGGGTGCTGAATATACCTATCAAGATTCTTTCGCCTTCCGTGGTGGTTATTTCAACGAAAGCGAAGAAAAAGGTGCCAGAAAGTTTTTAGCGTTGGGTGCCGGGTTTAAGGCCAACGTGGTAAATATCGATTTGTCGTATCTGTTCTCGGCTTCAAAAGTGCAAAGTCCGTTAGAAGGTACATTGCGTTTTTCACTGACGTTCAATATTGGGGCTGGAGAGTATTATGAATACTAG